In one Streptomyces venezuelae genomic region, the following are encoded:
- a CDS encoding APC family permease, protein MSGQSASTGAHAEPGEPAGGAEPARGDGLRRSLGFRDLVVYGLLFIAPMAPVGVFGTLDAKSHGAVALVYLIATVAMAFTAFSYAQMVRVVPQAGSVFAYARAGLGKGPGFIAGWMAMLDYLLIPAVAYLFSGIAMNSLVPSVSRWVWTALAVLITTALNLWGVRTAARVGFAVLAMEVVVLLVFVVAAVVVLIRDGATRDWLSPLAGDGSQGAFALSAVVGAVSIAVLSYLGFDAIASFAEEVTGGSAKVARAVLVCLALAGFLFILQTYLVALLEPLSSAELASDPGKQGTAFYDAVDSAAGSWLHDLVAVSKAIGAAFAALAGQAAAGRLLFAMARDRRLPKALAKTDSGTPRIALLCAAVITMVAAVWAARRDDGMDHLVSVVDIGALTAFLLLHASVVGWFALRHRDTAFSWWRHVLVPVLGAAIVVAVIWEASTSAQVVGAVWLGVGLVVLLAQGRGRDRARGSVRD, encoded by the coding sequence ATGTCCGGACAGTCCGCCAGTACGGGAGCCCACGCCGAGCCCGGCGAGCCCGCGGGGGGCGCCGAGCCCGCACGGGGCGACGGGCTGCGGCGCAGCCTCGGCTTCCGCGACCTCGTGGTCTACGGACTGCTGTTCATCGCCCCCATGGCGCCGGTCGGCGTCTTCGGGACGCTGGACGCGAAGTCGCACGGCGCCGTCGCCCTCGTCTATCTGATCGCCACGGTCGCGATGGCGTTCACCGCATTCAGCTACGCGCAGATGGTGCGGGTCGTCCCCCAGGCGGGGTCCGTGTTCGCCTACGCGCGCGCGGGGCTCGGCAAAGGGCCCGGGTTCATCGCCGGGTGGATGGCGATGCTCGACTACCTCCTCATCCCGGCGGTCGCGTACCTCTTCTCCGGGATCGCCATGAACTCGCTGGTGCCGTCCGTGTCCCGGTGGGTGTGGACGGCGCTCGCGGTGCTCATCACGACCGCGCTGAACCTGTGGGGCGTGCGGACGGCGGCGCGGGTGGGGTTCGCGGTGCTCGCCATGGAGGTCGTGGTCCTGCTGGTCTTCGTCGTGGCGGCGGTGGTCGTGCTGATCCGCGACGGAGCCACGCGCGACTGGCTGTCGCCGCTGGCCGGGGACGGGTCACAGGGCGCGTTCGCGCTGTCCGCGGTGGTGGGCGCGGTGTCGATCGCGGTCCTGTCGTATCTGGGCTTCGACGCGATCGCCTCCTTCGCGGAGGAGGTGACGGGCGGGTCGGCGAAGGTCGCGCGGGCGGTGCTGGTGTGTCTGGCGCTCGCGGGCTTCCTGTTCATCCTCCAGACGTATCTGGTGGCCCTCCTGGAGCCGCTGTCCTCGGCCGAGCTCGCGTCGGATCCGGGGAAGCAGGGCACGGCGTTCTACGACGCGGTGGACTCGGCCGCGGGGTCGTGGCTGCACGACCTGGTGGCCGTCAGCAAGGCGATCGGGGCGGCGTTCGCGGCGCTCGCGGGGCAGGCGGCGGCGGGGCGGCTGCTGTTCGCGATGGCGCGGGACCGGCGGCTGCCGAAGGCCCTCGCCAAGACGGACTCCGGCACTCCGCGGATCGCGCTGCTGTGTGCGGCGGTCATCACGATGGTGGCGGCGGTGTGGGCGGCGCGGCGGGACGACGGGATGGACCACCTGGTGTCGGTGGTCGACATCGGGGCGCTGACGGCGTTCCTGCTGCTGCACGCGAGCGTGGTGGGCTGGTTCGCGCTGCGCCACCGGGACACCGCGTTCAGCTGGTGGCGGCATGTGTTGGTTCCCGTGCTCGGGGCGGCGATCGTGGTCGCGGTCATTTGGGAGGCGTCCACGTCTGCTCAGGTGGTGGGAGCGGTTTGGCTCGGGGTGGGGTTGGTTGTTCTGCTTGCGCAGGGTCGGGGGCGGGATCGGGCGCGGGGGTCTGTGCGGGATTGA
- the xseA gene encoding exodeoxyribonuclease VII large subunit: protein MALNTSADAPIPVGEVSRLIGGWIDRLGAVWVEGQITQLSRRPGAGVVFMTLRDPSHDISVSVTCYRQVFDAVADVVSEGARVVVRAKPEWYERRGQLSLRAAEIKPVGVGELLARIEQLKKSLGAEGLFSPERKKALPFLPQLIGLVTGRASAAERDVLENARHRWPAVRFEVRNVPVQGIHAVPQVVQAVKDLDAHGEVDVIIVARGGGSVEDLLPFSDEQLVRAVAACRTPVVSAIGHEPDNPLLDHVADLRASTPTDAAKKVVPDVGEEYERVQWLRDRARRSMDGFLEREARGLAHALARPCMEHPHRMVEEREEQVAALVDRSRRTLGHLLDRAGSELTHTHARVVALSPAATLQRGYAVLQKADGSVVRAPADVAADDELRARVAEGAFTVRAVGTAQNDGNDEN, encoded by the coding sequence ATGGCTCTCAACACGTCCGCCGACGCGCCGATCCCCGTCGGTGAGGTGTCCCGGCTCATCGGTGGGTGGATCGACCGGCTCGGGGCCGTCTGGGTCGAGGGGCAGATCACGCAGTTGTCCCGCAGGCCCGGCGCCGGGGTCGTCTTCATGACGTTGCGCGACCCGTCGCACGACATCTCCGTGAGCGTGACCTGCTACCGCCAGGTGTTCGACGCGGTGGCGGACGTCGTGTCCGAGGGCGCCCGCGTCGTCGTACGCGCGAAGCCTGAGTGGTACGAGCGGCGGGGGCAGCTGTCGCTGCGGGCCGCCGAGATAAAGCCCGTCGGCGTCGGCGAACTGCTCGCCCGGATCGAGCAGCTCAAGAAGAGCCTGGGTGCCGAGGGTCTCTTCTCGCCGGAGCGGAAGAAGGCGCTGCCGTTTCTGCCGCAGCTCATCGGGCTCGTCACCGGCCGTGCATCCGCCGCCGAGCGCGACGTCCTGGAGAACGCCCGGCACCGCTGGCCCGCCGTCCGCTTCGAGGTGCGCAACGTCCCCGTGCAGGGCATCCACGCCGTGCCGCAGGTCGTGCAGGCCGTAAAGGACCTGGACGCCCACGGCGAGGTCGACGTGATCATCGTGGCGCGCGGCGGCGGCAGCGTGGAGGACCTGCTCCCGTTCTCGGACGAGCAGCTCGTGCGCGCGGTGGCCGCGTGCCGTACGCCGGTCGTGTCCGCCATCGGCCACGAGCCGGACAACCCGCTCCTGGACCACGTCGCGGACCTGCGCGCCTCCACACCCACCGACGCCGCCAAGAAGGTCGTGCCGGACGTCGGCGAGGAGTACGAGCGCGTGCAGTGGCTCCGCGACCGCGCCCGGCGCAGCATGGACGGCTTCCTGGAGCGCGAGGCGCGCGGCCTCGCCCACGCCCTGGCCCGGCCCTGCATGGAGCACCCGCACCGCATGGTCGAGGAGCGCGAGGAGCAGGTGGCCGCGCTGGTCGACCGCAGTCGGCGCACGCTCGGGCATCTTCTGGACCGGGCGGGCTCGGAGTTGACGCACACCCACGCGCGCGTGGTGGCCCTCTCCCCCGCCGCGACCCTTCAGAGGGGGTACGCGGTGCTCCAGAAGGCGGACGGTTCGGTCGTCCGCGCCCCCGCCGACGTGGCCGCCGACGACGAGCTGAGGGCGCGCGTCGCCGAGGGCGCCTTCACCGTACGAGCCGTGGGAACCGCGCAGAACGATGGCAATGACGAGAATTAG
- a CDS encoding exodeoxyribonuclease VII small subunit, which yields MTSTTDDVTGSADPLGYEQARDELIEVVRRLETGGTTLEESLALWERGEELAKICRRWLDGARARLDAALAGPEMDGEADTGGADDDA from the coding sequence ATGACCAGCACAACGGACGACGTCACCGGCTCCGCGGACCCGCTCGGCTACGAGCAGGCGCGGGACGAGCTCATCGAGGTGGTGCGCCGCCTGGAGACCGGTGGCACGACCTTGGAGGAGTCGCTCGCCCTGTGGGAGCGCGGCGAGGAGCTGGCGAAGATCTGCCGGCGCTGGCTCGACGGCGCCCGTGCCAGGCTCGACGCGGCCCTGGCCGGGCCCGAGATGGACGGCGAGGCGGACACCGGTGGGGCGGACGACGACGCCTGA
- a CDS encoding malonic semialdehyde reductase, with product MSLALDPAAQDLLFREARTANTFTDEPVTDEQVQAIYDLVKYGPTAFNQSPLRVTLVRSPEARERLVQHMAEGNRPKTAAAPLVAILSADNEFHDELPALFPHFPQAKDAFFSERPVREQAALLNAALQAAYFIVGVRAAGLAAGPMTGYDPAGLQKEFLDDDHTPLMVVNIGKPGEDAWFPRSPRLSYEDVVTTV from the coding sequence ATGTCTCTCGCACTTGACCCCGCCGCCCAGGACCTGCTCTTCCGCGAGGCCCGCACCGCGAACACCTTCACCGACGAGCCGGTCACCGACGAGCAGGTCCAGGCCATCTACGACCTGGTCAAGTACGGTCCGACCGCCTTCAACCAGTCGCCGCTGCGCGTCACCCTGGTCCGCTCCCCCGAGGCCCGCGAGCGCCTGGTGCAGCACATGGCCGAGGGCAACCGCCCGAAGACGGCCGCCGCGCCGCTCGTCGCGATCCTCTCCGCGGACAACGAGTTCCACGACGAGCTCCCCGCCCTGTTCCCGCACTTCCCGCAGGCCAAGGACGCGTTCTTCTCGGAGCGCCCGGTCCGCGAGCAGGCCGCCCTGCTGAACGCCGCGCTGCAGGCCGCGTACTTCATCGTCGGCGTCCGCGCCGCCGGTCTGGCCGCAGGACCGATGACGGGTTACGACCCGGCCGGCCTCCAGAAGGAGTTCCTGGACGACGACCACACCCCGCTGATGGTCGTCAACATCGGCAAGCCCGGCGAGGACGCCTGGTTCCCGCGCTCCCCGCGCCTGTCCTACGAGGACGTCGTCACCACGGTCTGA
- a CDS encoding DUF4245 domain-containing protein: MAGRQGTQTVKNMVWSLVVIALVAGVIYIFVPHNESKSSVKRVDYRVELLTARRAAAYPVAAPEGLAKAWKPTSVRFNGADHDTWHLGFLDPDEQYVAIEQSTEKPSAFIKRVTQNASKSEAADEIGGRTWQRYEGSKYDALVIEGEGATTVVTGTASFDQLAKMAESLKMS, from the coding sequence GTGGCAGGAAGACAAGGCACTCAGACCGTCAAGAACATGGTGTGGTCGTTGGTGGTGATCGCCCTCGTCGCGGGCGTGATCTACATCTTCGTCCCGCACAACGAGTCCAAGAGCTCCGTGAAGCGGGTCGACTACCGCGTGGAGCTCCTGACGGCCCGCCGGGCCGCGGCCTATCCCGTGGCGGCGCCCGAAGGCCTGGCGAAGGCGTGGAAGCCGACGTCCGTGCGGTTCAACGGCGCCGACCACGACACCTGGCACCTGGGTTTCCTCGACCCCGACGAGCAGTACGTGGCGATCGAGCAGTCGACGGAGAAGCCGTCCGCGTTCATCAAGAGGGTCACGCAGAACGCCTCGAAGTCGGAGGCCGCCGACGAGATCGGCGGCCGCACCTGGCAGCGGTACGAGGGTTCGAAGTACGACGCCCTGGTGATCGAGGGCGAGGGCGCCACGACGGTGGTCACGGGCACGGCGTCCTTCGACCAGCTGGCGAAGATGGCCGAGTCGCTGAAGATGTCCTGA
- the glpX gene encoding class II fructose-bisphosphatase: MTEHHLPSELEVSPEAPDRNLALELVRVTEAAAMAAGRWVGRGDKNGADGAAVRAMRTLVHTVSMNGVVVIGEGEKDEAPMLFNGERIGDGTGAEVDIAVDPIDGTTLCAKGMPNAIAVLAAADRGAMFDPSAVFYMDKLVTGPEAADYVDINAPVSVNVRRVAKAKNSSPEDVTVMILDRPRHEGIVKEIRETGARIKFISDGDVAGSVMAVREGTGVDLLMGIGGTPEGIISACAIKCLGGTIQGKLWPKDDEERGRAIDAGHDLDRTLSTDDLVKGDNVFFVATGITDGELLQGVRYRAATASTSSLVMRSKSGTIRKIDSDHRLSKLRAYSAVDFDRAK, encoded by the coding sequence ATGACCGAGCATCATCTCCCGTCCGAGCTCGAGGTTTCCCCCGAGGCTCCCGACCGCAACCTCGCCCTGGAGCTCGTCCGGGTCACCGAGGCCGCCGCCATGGCCGCGGGCCGCTGGGTCGGCCGCGGCGACAAGAACGGCGCCGACGGCGCCGCGGTCAGGGCCATGCGGACCCTCGTCCACACCGTCTCGATGAACGGCGTCGTCGTGATCGGCGAGGGCGAGAAGGACGAAGCCCCGATGCTCTTCAACGGGGAGCGCATCGGCGACGGCACCGGCGCCGAGGTCGACATCGCCGTCGACCCGATCGACGGCACGACGCTCTGCGCGAAGGGCATGCCGAACGCCATCGCCGTGCTCGCCGCCGCCGACCGCGGCGCCATGTTCGACCCGTCCGCCGTCTTCTACATGGACAAGCTGGTCACCGGTCCCGAGGCCGCCGACTACGTGGACATCAACGCGCCCGTCTCGGTCAACGTCCGCCGCGTCGCCAAGGCCAAGAACTCCTCCCCCGAGGACGTCACGGTCATGATCCTCGACCGCCCCCGCCACGAGGGCATCGTCAAGGAGATCCGCGAGACCGGCGCCCGCATCAAGTTCATCTCCGACGGCGACGTCGCGGGCTCGGTCATGGCGGTCCGCGAGGGCACGGGCGTCGACCTGCTGATGGGCATCGGCGGCACCCCCGAGGGCATCATCTCGGCCTGCGCCATCAAGTGCCTGGGCGGCACCATCCAGGGCAAGCTGTGGCCCAAGGACGACGAGGAGCGCGGGCGCGCCATCGACGCGGGCCACGACCTGGACCGCACGCTCTCCACGGACGACCTGGTCAAGGGCGACAACGTCTTCTTCGTCGCCACCGGCATCACCGACGGCGAACTGCTCCAGGGCGTGCGCTACCGCGCGGCGACCGCGTCGACGTCGTCCCTGGTCATGCGCTCCAAGTCGGGCACGATCCGCAAGATCGACTCCGACCACCGGCTCTCGAAGCTGCGCGCGTACAGCGCGGTCGACTTCGACCGCGCGAAGTAG
- a CDS encoding WhiB family transcriptional regulator, which translates to MLQPSSHQSLQVAAVPAQREPVRDRDDDAPWHTEAVCRRDEAGLFFAPSKEPTAARLSREEAAKRVCARCPVMVECREHALLQPEPYGVWGGLTAAERRVVLARRRRRDLELQKAAHATGIAAAG; encoded by the coding sequence GTGCTGCAACCGTCGTCGCATCAGTCTCTGCAGGTCGCCGCTGTTCCGGCCCAGCGTGAGCCAGTGCGGGATCGGGACGATGACGCCCCGTGGCACACGGAGGCCGTGTGCCGCCGTGACGAGGCCGGACTCTTCTTCGCCCCGTCCAAGGAACCGACCGCGGCGCGGCTCTCCCGCGAGGAGGCCGCCAAGCGCGTCTGCGCCCGCTGTCCCGTCATGGTCGAGTGCCGCGAGCACGCCCTCCTGCAGCCCGAGCCGTACGGCGTGTGGGGCGGCCTCACCGCCGCCGAGCGCCGCGTGGTCCTGGCCCGGCGCCGCAGGCGCGACCTGGAGCTGCAGAAAGCGGCGCACGCGACGGGGATAGCCGCGGCGGGATAG
- a CDS encoding DUF1707 domain-containing protein, with translation MDLEKQQPSALRASDADRDRTADILREALAEGRLTAEEHAERIDGVYRAKTMADLEPLVRDLPAAHEQPSTHRPAPEPAPSRPSPGVVPPVADENLVAVLSSSVRRGRWRVGRRTHAYAVFGSVEIDLSEAIFEHRQVVIKAFAVFGSVEVRVPENVSLRGSGTGVLGSYEVDTLDSPDQDAPVVFVDGVAVMGSIEARPKRGRIVRDLHRQLRKHLGH, from the coding sequence GTGGACCTCGAAAAGCAGCAGCCCTCAGCGCTCCGTGCCTCCGACGCCGACCGGGACCGCACCGCGGACATACTCCGGGAGGCCCTGGCCGAGGGCCGCCTGACCGCCGAAGAGCACGCCGAGCGGATCGACGGGGTCTACCGCGCCAAGACCATGGCGGACCTGGAACCGCTGGTGCGGGACCTGCCGGCGGCGCACGAGCAGCCGTCCACCCACCGCCCCGCTCCCGAGCCCGCGCCGTCCCGGCCGTCCCCGGGCGTCGTGCCGCCGGTGGCGGACGAGAACCTCGTCGCGGTGCTCAGCAGCTCGGTGCGCCGCGGCCGCTGGCGCGTGGGCCGGCGCACCCATGCGTACGCCGTGTTCGGCAGCGTCGAGATCGACCTCAGCGAAGCGATCTTCGAACACCGCCAGGTCGTCATCAAGGCGTTCGCCGTCTTCGGTTCGGTCGAGGTCCGCGTCCCCGAGAACGTCTCGCTGCGCGGCAGCGGCACGGGCGTCCTCGGGAGCTATGAGGTGGACACGCTCGACTCCCCGGACCAGGACGCCCCGGTCGTCTTCGTGGACGGTGTGGCGGTCATGGGCAGCATCGAGGCCCGGCCCAAGCGCGGCAGAATCGTCCGCGATCTGCACCGGCAGCTGCGCAAGCACCTCGGCCACTGA
- a CDS encoding fumarate hydratase, with the protein MPEFEYSDLLPLGEDTTPYRLVTAEGVSTFEADGRTFLKVAPEALRKLAAEAIHDIQHYLRPAHLAQLRRIVDDPEASGNDKFVALDLLKNANIAAAGVLPMCQDTGTAIVMGKRGQNVLTEGEDEKALSKGIFDAYTKLNLRYSQMAPLNMWEEKNTGSNLPAQIELYATDGGAYKFLFMAKGGGSANKSFLYQETKAVLNEASMMKFLEEKIRSLGTAACPPYHLAIVVGGTSAEFALKTAKYASAHYLDELPAEGSPTGHGFRDKELEEKVFELTQKIGIGAQFGGKYFCHDVRVVRLPRHGASLPVAIAVSCSADRQATAKITAEGVFLEQLETDPARFLPETTDEHLGEEEDVVKIDLNRPMDDILAELTRHPVKTRLSLTGPLVVARDIAHAKIKERLDAGEEMPQYLKDHPVYYAGPAKTPEGYASGSFGPTTAGRMDSYVEQFQAAGGSKVMLAKGNRSQQVTAACDAHGGFYLGSIGGPAARLAQDCIKKVEVVEYEELGMEAVWKIEVEDFPAFIVVDDKGNDFFQNPAPEPTFTHIPVRGPGLA; encoded by the coding sequence ATGCCAGAGTTTGAGTACTCCGATCTGCTCCCCCTGGGAGAGGACACCACGCCGTACCGGCTGGTGACCGCCGAGGGTGTCTCCACCTTCGAGGCCGACGGGCGGACGTTCCTCAAGGTCGCCCCGGAGGCCCTGCGCAAGCTCGCCGCCGAGGCCATCCACGACATCCAGCACTACCTGCGGCCCGCGCACCTCGCCCAGCTGCGGCGCATCGTCGACGACCCCGAGGCGTCGGGCAACGACAAGTTCGTGGCGCTCGACCTGCTGAAGAACGCGAACATCGCGGCGGCGGGCGTGCTCCCCATGTGCCAGGACACCGGCACCGCCATCGTCATGGGCAAGCGCGGACAGAACGTCCTCACCGAAGGTGAGGACGAGAAGGCGCTCTCCAAGGGCATCTTCGACGCGTACACGAAGCTGAACCTGCGCTACTCGCAGATGGCTCCCCTGAACATGTGGGAGGAGAAGAACACCGGCTCCAACCTCCCCGCCCAGATCGAGCTGTACGCGACCGACGGCGGCGCCTACAAGTTCCTCTTCATGGCCAAGGGCGGCGGCTCGGCCAACAAGTCGTTCCTCTACCAGGAGACGAAGGCCGTCCTGAACGAGGCCTCCATGATGAAGTTCCTGGAGGAGAAGATCCGCTCTCTGGGTACGGCCGCGTGCCCGCCGTACCACCTGGCGATCGTCGTCGGCGGCACGTCCGCCGAGTTCGCCCTGAAGACCGCGAAGTACGCCTCCGCGCACTACCTGGACGAACTGCCCGCCGAGGGCTCCCCCACCGGCCACGGCTTCCGTGACAAGGAGCTGGAGGAGAAGGTCTTCGAGCTGACGCAGAAGATCGGCATCGGCGCGCAGTTCGGCGGCAAGTACTTCTGCCACGACGTGCGCGTGGTGCGCCTGCCCCGCCACGGCGCCTCGCTGCCCGTCGCGATCGCCGTCTCCTGCTCGGCCGACCGCCAGGCCACCGCGAAGATCACCGCCGAGGGCGTCTTCCTGGAGCAGCTGGAGACGGACCCGGCGCGCTTCCTGCCGGAGACCACGGACGAGCACCTGGGCGAGGAGGAGGACGTCGTCAAGATCGACCTCAACCGGCCCATGGACGACATCCTCGCCGAGCTCACCAGGCATCCGGTGAAGACCCGCCTCTCGCTCACCGGACCGCTGGTCGTGGCCCGCGACATCGCGCACGCCAAGATCAAGGAGCGGCTCGACGCGGGCGAGGAGATGCCGCAGTACCTGAAGGACCACCCCGTGTACTACGCGGGCCCCGCGAAGACCCCCGAGGGCTACGCGTCAGGCTCCTTCGGGCCGACCACCGCCGGGCGCATGGACTCCTACGTGGAGCAGTTCCAGGCCGCCGGCGGCTCCAAGGTCATGCTGGCCAAGGGCAACCGCTCCCAGCAGGTCACCGCCGCGTGCGACGCGCACGGCGGCTTCTACCTCGGCTCCATCGGCGGCCCGGCCGCGCGCCTCGCGCAGGACTGCATCAAGAAGGTCGAGGTCGTCGAGTACGAGGAGCTCGGCATGGAGGCGGTCTGGAAGATCGAGGTCGAGGACTTCCCGGCCTTCATCGTCGTCGACGACAAGGGCAACGACTTCTTCCAGAACCCGGCTCCGGAGCCGACGTTCACGCACATCCCGGTGCGCGGACCGGGCCTGGCGTAG
- a CDS encoding ricin-type beta-trefoil lectin domain protein, which produces MKRIRRSGRSGGRGRLRCSFAAAVAMAAVLGTAAAVPAQAADGGGARANAATPLPPELEKIRAAEATKLYGSPAERPMAERKTGLISLGDSEISGEGVGTYEPGTDGPDNWCHRSPDTAIHRTGIPADVTYNVACSGAQTVNIRIGGQKQYADELVQSDNLAVKARNTKIKTILLVIGANDDLQFAPVMTDCVTRYLLLQGPCAGKYDDGWQARVDALVPKVEQSIRDLKTVMKDAGYQEGDYKLVAMGYPSPIGPDFRDNPKFPGKLACGGLGYDSDTEWGRNIAVPAFETGMRKAARNAGATYLDNSRLFHGHEVCMEDTWARGLYVDLSNPFPPDSNSVRQSFHPNARGHAAFASCLTQIYNSDRREGSCADPASTGSPKLYEGAWDDAYKPLKNAATGTCVDVDASESRNGTKVQGWDCTGNRNQTWWYDDAPGGQRSLHTGLTQDRCLDVPDSAYKEGTALTLWNCHGGGNQKFVRDAGTVRPAADTGLCLTLAGAKEPVRLQKCTGAANQRFA; this is translated from the coding sequence ATGAAGCGCATCAGACGCAGCGGGCGAAGCGGCGGCAGGGGACGGCTGCGATGTTCGTTCGCGGCGGCCGTCGCGATGGCGGCCGTGCTCGGCACGGCCGCGGCCGTACCCGCCCAGGCGGCGGACGGCGGCGGGGCGCGGGCGAACGCCGCGACGCCCCTGCCGCCCGAGCTGGAGAAGATCCGGGCGGCCGAGGCCACCAAGCTCTACGGCAGCCCCGCCGAGCGCCCCATGGCCGAGCGCAAGACCGGCCTGATCTCGCTCGGCGACAGCGAGATCTCCGGCGAGGGCGTCGGCACGTACGAACCGGGCACGGACGGCCCCGACAACTGGTGCCACCGCTCGCCGGACACCGCGATCCACCGCACCGGCATCCCCGCCGACGTGACGTACAACGTCGCCTGCTCCGGCGCGCAGACCGTCAACATCAGGATCGGCGGTCAGAAGCAGTACGCCGACGAGCTGGTCCAGAGCGACAACCTCGCCGTCAAGGCGCGCAACACGAAGATCAAGACGATCCTGCTCGTCATCGGCGCCAACGACGACCTCCAGTTCGCCCCCGTGATGACGGACTGCGTCACCCGCTACCTGCTCCTCCAGGGGCCCTGCGCCGGCAAGTACGACGACGGCTGGCAGGCGCGCGTCGACGCCCTCGTCCCCAAGGTCGAGCAGTCCATCCGCGACCTGAAGACCGTCATGAAGGACGCGGGCTACCAGGAGGGCGACTACAAACTCGTCGCCATGGGCTACCCGAGCCCGATCGGCCCGGACTTCCGCGACAACCCGAAGTTCCCCGGCAAACTGGCCTGCGGCGGGCTCGGCTACGACTCCGACACGGAGTGGGGCCGCAACATCGCCGTCCCGGCCTTCGAGACCGGCATGCGCAAGGCCGCCAGGAACGCGGGCGCCACCTACCTCGACAACTCGCGGCTCTTCCACGGCCACGAGGTCTGCATGGAGGACACCTGGGCGCGCGGTCTGTACGTGGACCTGTCGAACCCGTTCCCGCCGGACTCCAACTCGGTGCGCCAGTCCTTCCACCCCAACGCCCGCGGCCACGCCGCCTTCGCGTCCTGCCTCACGCAGATCTACAACTCGGACCGGCGCGAGGGCAGTTGTGCCGACCCCGCGAGCACGGGCAGCCCGAAGCTGTACGAGGGCGCCTGGGACGACGCGTACAAGCCCCTGAAGAACGCGGCCACCGGCACCTGCGTCGACGTCGACGCCTCCGAGAGCCGCAACGGAACCAAGGTCCAGGGCTGGGACTGCACCGGCAACCGCAACCAGACCTGGTGGTACGACGACGCCCCCGGCGGGCAGCGCTCGCTGCACACCGGCCTCACCCAGGACCGCTGCCTGGACGTACCGGACAGCGCCTACAAGGAAGGCACCGCGCTCACGCTCTGGAACTGCCACGGCGGCGGCAACCAGAAGTTCGTCCGTGACGCCGGGACGGTGCGTCCCGCCGCCGACACCGGGCTCTGTCTGACCCTCGCGGGGGCCAAGGAGCCGGTGCGGCTGCAGAAGTGCACGGGGGCGGCCAACCAGCGGTTCGCCTGA